Proteins from one Amycolatopsis benzoatilytica AK 16/65 genomic window:
- a CDS encoding DUF4262 domain-containing protein produces MCQMCEEPERAGKRYLTEALNRIREYGWCVQGVLGTETRPPWAYTAGLTAQGLPELVVTGVAPHLAARVLNAVADQTLLSGPPEPGKRWSLPGLPQLEAVPLSVPAAHLHLAVSCYGQEIQAVQVVHADGFGWFPWSPEYNCGQGGQPVLGVRHD; encoded by the coding sequence ATGTGCCAGATGTGCGAGGAACCGGAAAGAGCCGGGAAGCGGTACCTGACCGAGGCGCTGAACCGGATCAGGGAGTACGGCTGGTGCGTCCAGGGCGTGCTGGGAACAGAGACCCGGCCGCCCTGGGCGTACACCGCGGGCCTGACCGCGCAGGGCCTGCCGGAACTGGTGGTCACCGGCGTCGCACCGCACCTCGCGGCGCGCGTACTCAACGCGGTGGCTGATCAGACGCTGCTGAGCGGACCGCCGGAGCCCGGCAAGCGATGGTCGCTGCCCGGTCTGCCGCAGCTGGAGGCGGTGCCGTTGAGCGTGCCCGCGGCGCACTTGCATCTCGCAGTTTCCTGCTACGGCCAGGAAATTCAGGCAGTGCAGGTCGTGCACGCGGACGGCTTCGGCTGGTTCCCGTGGTCGCCGGAGTACAACTGCGGCCAGGGCGGGCAGCCGGTGCTGGGAGTGCGCCATGACTGA
- a CDS encoding GNAT family N-acetyltransferase: MPELLAPTVRLRLAWLTAHREWGPGRHEDGFGLSAADSVESPAGFAEWVTALAKDRVVYRWLVEHGQVLGGIAVRAGPADYVRWAGQVGFGIRPSARGRGLASWAVTRILPEARRLGLSRALLVCQAENLASAKTIERAGGVLEEIRHTGHGAVRRYWIAAGEPSTG, encoded by the coding sequence ATGCCCGAACTGCTGGCGCCCACCGTCCGGTTGCGTCTCGCCTGGTTGACCGCCCACCGGGAGTGGGGTCCGGGCCGGCACGAAGACGGGTTCGGCTTGTCGGCCGCGGACTCGGTCGAATCGCCAGCCGGCTTCGCCGAGTGGGTAACCGCATTGGCGAAGGACCGGGTGGTGTACCGCTGGCTGGTCGAGCACGGCCAGGTGCTCGGCGGAATCGCCGTGCGCGCTGGACCGGCCGACTACGTGCGGTGGGCCGGCCAGGTCGGCTTCGGCATCCGTCCCTCCGCGCGCGGCCGAGGGCTGGCGTCCTGGGCGGTAACCCGGATCCTGCCCGAAGCCCGGCGGCTGGGCCTGTCACGAGCGCTGCTGGTGTGCCAGGCGGAGAACCTGGCTTCCGCCAAGACAATCGAACGCGCCGGCGGGGTGCTGGAGGAGATCCGGCACACCGGTCACGGCGCGGTACGGAGGTACTGGATCGCCGCCGGCGAGCCGTCGACCGGTTGA
- a CDS encoding GntR family transcriptional regulator, whose protein sequence is MVALPDIEPVSRESTAAVIARQLREAIMTGALPPGTQLGETDLAARFQVSRGPLREAMQHLVSEGLLRSERHRGLFVIDLEPADVFDIYLARSAVERTALQCAFRGDREAVATMLEQNVADMAAAADDPAALSEADLRFHEALINASGSKRLARMARTLLIETRMCLTLLQNTYQGVEDRLEEHTRIIEALRAGDEDTALRLLEAHMEDAISRLLPGRSLTDRPVPAEG, encoded by the coding sequence GTGGTCGCGTTGCCCGACATCGAACCGGTGAGCCGCGAGTCGACCGCCGCCGTGATCGCCCGCCAGCTTCGCGAGGCGATCATGACCGGTGCGTTGCCACCCGGGACACAGCTCGGCGAGACCGACCTGGCGGCTCGCTTCCAGGTCTCGCGCGGCCCGCTGCGCGAGGCGATGCAGCACCTCGTCTCGGAGGGTCTGCTGCGCAGCGAACGGCACCGCGGCCTGTTCGTGATCGACCTCGAACCGGCGGACGTCTTCGACATCTACCTCGCCCGCTCCGCGGTGGAACGAACCGCGCTGCAGTGCGCCTTCCGCGGCGATCGCGAAGCGGTGGCCACGATGCTGGAGCAGAACGTGGCCGACATGGCGGCGGCCGCGGACGACCCGGCCGCGCTGTCCGAAGCGGACCTCCGGTTCCACGAGGCGCTGATCAACGCCTCCGGCAGCAAACGGCTGGCGCGGATGGCCCGCACGCTGCTGATCGAGACCCGGATGTGCCTGACGCTGCTGCAAAACACCTATCAGGGCGTCGAGGATCGACTGGAGGAACACACCCGCATCATCGAAGCGCTGCGGGCAGGCGACGAGGACACCGCGCTGCGTCTGCTTGAGGCGCACATGGAAGACGCGATCAGCCGGCTGCTTCCGGGCCGGAGCTTGACGGACCGGCCTGTTCCGGCCGAGGGTTGA
- a CDS encoding acetolactate synthase large subunit: MSTLNGAQSLIRTLVDSGVDVCFSNPGTSEMHFVAALDSVPEMRGVLALFEGVVTGAADGYARVAGKPAATLLHLGPGLGNGLANLHNARRAYTPVVNVIGDHATYHKQYDAPLESDIDAIASSLEGWVRRSEHTKDVGADAAAAVAASQDAPGRVATLILPADASWGEGGETCAPIPPRVSQTVDTTKVQKIADVLRSGEPVALLVGGAACHEAGLRATNRIVTATGAKAFAETFPARIERGAGLPNIERLGYLAEQAKYQLDGIKHLIVAGTKAPVSFFAYPGMPSELTPEGAQVHVLATVGQDVAAALEAVAALVAADTQPVLQEASRPALPSGPLTVQNWVDVIGALLPENAIIVDEANTSGLMLPAATAGAPRHDVLTLTGGAIGYGMPVAVGAAVAAPNRPVVNLESDGSAMYTISALWTQARENLDVTTVVLNNNAYAILRMELQRVGATGDGPRAKELLDIGRPDLDFVKIAEGMGVPATRATTAEELAEQFARAIAEPGPHLIDAAVPPLL, encoded by the coding sequence GTGAGCACGCTCAACGGCGCCCAGTCCCTCATCCGCACGCTCGTCGACAGCGGGGTCGACGTGTGCTTCTCCAACCCTGGCACCTCGGAGATGCACTTCGTCGCCGCACTCGATTCGGTACCGGAGATGCGCGGCGTGCTCGCGCTGTTCGAAGGCGTCGTGACCGGTGCCGCGGACGGGTACGCACGCGTCGCCGGTAAGCCCGCCGCGACGCTGCTTCACCTCGGCCCTGGCCTTGGCAACGGCCTCGCGAACCTTCACAACGCGCGGCGCGCGTACACGCCGGTGGTCAACGTGATCGGCGACCATGCGACCTATCACAAGCAGTACGACGCGCCGTTGGAGTCGGACATCGACGCCATCGCGAGCTCGCTCGAAGGCTGGGTACGCCGGTCTGAACACACGAAGGACGTCGGCGCGGACGCTGCTGCCGCAGTCGCGGCATCGCAGGACGCGCCGGGTCGAGTCGCGACACTGATCCTCCCTGCCGACGCGTCGTGGGGCGAAGGCGGCGAAACCTGCGCACCGATCCCGCCTCGCGTATCCCAGACCGTCGATACGACGAAGGTGCAGAAGATCGCCGACGTACTGCGCAGCGGCGAGCCGGTAGCGCTGCTGGTCGGCGGCGCTGCCTGCCACGAAGCCGGCCTGCGGGCGACCAACCGGATCGTGACCGCGACCGGCGCGAAGGCGTTCGCCGAGACCTTCCCCGCGCGGATCGAGCGCGGTGCCGGCCTCCCGAACATCGAACGGCTCGGATATCTGGCCGAGCAGGCGAAGTACCAGCTGGACGGGATCAAGCACCTGATCGTCGCCGGTACGAAGGCTCCGGTGTCGTTCTTCGCGTACCCGGGCATGCCGAGCGAGCTGACTCCCGAAGGCGCGCAGGTACACGTGCTCGCGACTGTCGGCCAGGACGTGGCGGCCGCGCTGGAAGCGGTCGCCGCGCTCGTCGCCGCGGACACTCAGCCGGTGCTGCAGGAGGCGAGCCGACCGGCATTGCCGAGCGGTCCGCTGACCGTGCAGAACTGGGTCGACGTCATCGGTGCGCTGCTGCCGGAAAACGCGATCATCGTCGACGAGGCGAACACTTCCGGTCTCATGCTCCCGGCCGCGACCGCGGGCGCGCCCCGGCACGACGTGCTGACGCTGACCGGCGGCGCGATCGGGTACGGGATGCCGGTCGCGGTCGGTGCCGCGGTCGCGGCTCCGAACCGGCCGGTGGTCAACCTCGAATCGGACGGCAGCGCGATGTACACGATCTCCGCGCTGTGGACGCAGGCGCGCGAGAACCTCGACGTGACCACGGTCGTGCTCAACAACAACGCGTACGCGATCCTGCGGATGGAGCTGCAGCGGGTCGGCGCGACCGGGGACGGCCCGCGCGCGAAGGAACTGCTGGACATCGGACGGCCGGACCTGGACTTCGTGAAGATCGCCGAGGGCATGGGCGTCCCGGCGACTCGCGCGACGACCGCGGAAGAGCTGGCCGAGCAGTTCGCGCGCGCGATCGCCGAGCCAGGACCGCACCTGATCGACGCGGCCGTCCCGCCGCTGCTCTAG
- a CDS encoding DUF3830 family protein: MARYITITLDKRGVTCRARLLDDEAPRTCKAVWEALPQSGSAYHAKYARNEVYTLVPPFAEPKPGRENPTITPIPGDVVYFGFEAWEIGNPAYGYDEGSEAHSDQGATDLAIFYGRNNLLINGDAGWVPGNVFATIEEGLAEMAEAAQDLWLRGVEGETLSFARAD; the protein is encoded by the coding sequence ATGGCGCGCTACATCACCATCACCCTCGACAAGCGCGGCGTCACCTGTCGCGCACGGCTGCTCGACGACGAAGCACCGCGCACCTGCAAGGCAGTGTGGGAGGCGCTTCCGCAAAGCGGTTCCGCCTACCACGCGAAGTACGCGCGCAACGAGGTCTACACGCTCGTACCGCCGTTCGCCGAACCGAAGCCCGGCCGGGAGAACCCGACCATCACCCCGATCCCGGGCGACGTCGTCTACTTCGGGTTCGAAGCGTGGGAGATCGGCAACCCGGCGTACGGCTACGACGAAGGCAGCGAAGCGCACAGCGACCAGGGTGCCACGGATCTCGCGATTTTCTACGGCCGCAACAACCTGCTCATCAACGGCGACGCGGGCTGGGTGCCCGGCAACGTGTTCGCGACCATCGAAGAAGGGCTGGCCGAAATGGCCGAGGCCGCGCAGGACCTGTGGCTGCGCGGCGTGGAAGGCGAGACGCTGTCGTTCGCACGCGCTGACTGA
- a CDS encoding NAD-dependent succinate-semialdehyde dehydrogenase, with product MSGITENGVVDAVGKELFIGGKWVPARGGKTFDVQDPSTGEVLCQVADAGPEDGLAALDAAAAAQSSWAAVAPRERGEILRRAYDQLIERRDELALLMTLEMGKPLAEAAGEITYAAEFFRWFAEEAVRIDGGYAVAPNGTGRFLITRQPVGPTLLITPWNFPMAMGTRKIGPAVAAGCTMVIKPAAQTPLSMLALTQILADAGLPEGVLNVVTTKDAGGVMEPLIRDGRARKLSFTGSTAVGRKLLEQCAEKVLRTSMELGGNAPFLVFEDADLDAAVEGAMQAKMRNIGEACTAANRFYVQRGVAEEFSRRLTERMQALPMGRGTDDGVVVGPLIDEAAVAKVTELVKDATDKGARVLTGGSRVDGPGHFYPATVLTDVPLAARLSREEIFGPVAPITPFDTEDEAIEKANDTEFGLVSYLFTSDLKRALRVSERLEAGMVGLNQGIVSNPAAPFGGVKQSGLGREGGTVGIDEFLETKYIAVNL from the coding sequence ATGAGCGGGATCACCGAGAACGGCGTAGTGGACGCGGTCGGCAAGGAACTCTTCATCGGCGGCAAGTGGGTCCCCGCCCGCGGCGGGAAGACCTTCGACGTGCAGGACCCGTCCACCGGCGAGGTGCTGTGCCAGGTCGCCGACGCCGGGCCGGAAGACGGGCTCGCCGCACTCGACGCGGCCGCTGCGGCGCAGTCGAGCTGGGCCGCCGTCGCGCCCCGGGAGCGCGGGGAAATCCTGCGCCGGGCCTACGACCAGCTCATCGAGCGGCGCGACGAGCTGGCGCTGCTGATGACGCTGGAGATGGGCAAGCCGCTGGCCGAGGCCGCCGGGGAGATCACTTATGCCGCCGAGTTCTTCCGCTGGTTCGCCGAGGAAGCGGTGCGCATCGACGGCGGCTACGCGGTGGCCCCGAACGGCACGGGCCGGTTCCTGATCACCCGTCAGCCGGTCGGCCCGACGCTGCTCATCACGCCGTGGAACTTCCCGATGGCGATGGGCACGCGCAAGATCGGCCCGGCGGTCGCCGCGGGATGCACGATGGTGATCAAGCCCGCCGCGCAGACGCCGCTGTCGATGCTGGCGCTCACCCAGATCCTCGCCGACGCCGGGCTGCCGGAAGGCGTGCTGAACGTAGTCACAACCAAGGACGCGGGCGGCGTGATGGAGCCGCTGATCCGCGACGGCCGTGCGCGCAAGCTGTCGTTCACCGGCTCGACCGCGGTCGGCCGGAAGCTGCTGGAGCAGTGCGCGGAGAAGGTGCTGCGCACGTCGATGGAACTGGGCGGAAACGCGCCGTTCCTGGTCTTCGAGGACGCGGATCTGGACGCGGCCGTCGAGGGTGCGATGCAGGCCAAGATGCGCAACATCGGCGAGGCGTGCACGGCGGCGAACCGGTTCTACGTGCAGCGCGGCGTGGCCGAAGAGTTCTCCCGCCGGCTCACCGAACGGATGCAGGCACTGCCGATGGGCCGGGGCACCGACGACGGCGTCGTGGTCGGCCCGCTCATCGACGAGGCTGCCGTGGCGAAGGTGACGGAGCTGGTCAAGGACGCCACTGACAAGGGCGCGCGAGTGCTCACCGGCGGGTCGCGCGTGGACGGTCCGGGGCACTTCTATCCGGCGACGGTGCTCACCGACGTACCGCTCGCCGCCCGGTTGTCCCGGGAAGAGATCTTCGGCCCGGTCGCGCCGATCACCCCGTTCGACACCGAGGACGAGGCGATCGAGAAGGCCAACGACACCGAGTTCGGCCTGGTCTCGTACCTGTTCACCAGCGACCTGAAGCGCGCGCTGCGGGTATCGGAACGCTTGGAGGCCGGGATGGTCGGCCTGAACCAGGGCATCGTTTCCAACCCGGCGGCGCCGTTCGGCGGGGTCAAGCAGTCCGGTCTCGGCCGCGAAGGCGGCACCGTCGGCATCGACGAGTTCCTGGAGACCAAGTACATCGCGGTGAACCTGTGA
- a CDS encoding FAD-binding oxidoreductase, whose protein sequence is MSEIATQLAGAVGAGNLLTGDAISDDYAHDEALSTPGQKPAYVAKPATAEEVSELLKIAAAAGIPVTARGSGSGLSAGARPVDGGLLVSFERMNSVLDIDTGNHVAVVQPGVTLAELDAKTAEHGLTYPVYPGELSASLGGTVGTNAGGMRAIRYGVTRGNVSGLQAVLATGEIIRTGGKMSKISSGYDLTQLIIGSEGTLALVTEVTVKLQPRLPHGATVLAPFDDFDQVMAAVPKIAASGLAPQILEYIDNMTMAAMVYNDKLELGVPPEIRDRTQAYLAVALENRVADRLGEDVETLGELLVELGATDAYVLEGGAARKLIEAREKAFWNAKAAGADDVIDVVVPRTAMPLFLNRARELAMATGGGAIGCGHAGDGNVHLAIFCKDPETRSQLLTDIFGYALELGGAISGEHGLGRTKTKYYGKLEDPVKLDLLRRLKDSFDPAGILNPGVLFTGK, encoded by the coding sequence ATGAGCGAGATCGCAACACAGCTGGCAGGCGCGGTCGGCGCCGGAAACCTGCTGACCGGTGACGCGATCTCCGACGATTACGCGCACGACGAGGCGCTGAGCACGCCCGGTCAGAAGCCCGCCTACGTCGCGAAGCCGGCCACTGCCGAAGAAGTCTCCGAGCTGCTGAAAATCGCCGCCGCAGCGGGCATCCCGGTGACCGCGCGCGGCTCCGGCAGCGGATTGTCCGCGGGCGCGCGTCCGGTCGACGGCGGCCTGCTCGTGTCCTTCGAGCGGATGAACTCGGTGCTGGACATCGACACCGGCAACCACGTCGCCGTGGTCCAGCCCGGCGTCACGCTGGCCGAACTGGACGCGAAGACCGCCGAACACGGTCTCACCTACCCCGTCTACCCCGGTGAACTGAGCGCGAGCCTCGGCGGCACGGTCGGCACCAACGCCGGCGGTATGCGCGCCATCCGCTATGGCGTCACCCGCGGCAACGTCTCGGGGCTGCAGGCAGTGCTCGCGACCGGCGAGATCATCCGGACCGGCGGCAAGATGTCGAAAATCTCCAGCGGCTACGACCTCACCCAGCTGATCATCGGCTCGGAAGGCACGCTCGCGCTGGTGACCGAGGTGACCGTGAAGCTGCAGCCGCGGCTTCCGCACGGGGCCACCGTGCTCGCTCCGTTCGACGACTTCGACCAGGTGATGGCGGCGGTGCCGAAGATCGCCGCGAGCGGACTGGCCCCGCAAATCCTCGAGTACATCGACAACATGACGATGGCCGCGATGGTCTACAACGACAAGCTGGAACTCGGCGTGCCGCCGGAGATCCGTGACCGTACCCAGGCCTACCTCGCGGTCGCGCTGGAGAACCGGGTGGCCGACCGGCTCGGCGAGGACGTCGAAACGCTCGGCGAATTGCTGGTCGAGCTCGGCGCGACGGACGCGTACGTGCTCGAGGGCGGTGCTGCGCGCAAGCTCATCGAAGCGCGGGAAAAGGCGTTCTGGAACGCGAAGGCAGCGGGCGCGGACGACGTGATCGACGTGGTGGTGCCGCGCACCGCGATGCCGCTGTTCCTCAACCGCGCCCGCGAACTGGCGATGGCGACCGGCGGCGGCGCGATCGGCTGCGGGCACGCCGGCGACGGCAACGTCCACCTGGCGATCTTCTGCAAGGACCCGGAAACCCGCTCGCAGCTGCTGACGGACATCTTCGGCTACGCACTGGAGCTGGGCGGCGCGATCTCCGGCGAGCACGGCCTCGGCCGCACCAAGACGAAGTACTACGGCAAACTCGAAGACCCGGTAAAGCTCGATCTGCTGCGCCGGCTCAAGGACAGCTTCGACCCGGCCGGGATCCTCAACCCCGGCGTCCTGTTTACCGGAAAGTGA
- a CDS encoding aspartate aminotransferase family protein, protein MAQLSPLLKQATPVVVDHGEGVYLYDVDGKRHLDFTAGIGVTSTGHCHPRVVEAAREQIGKLVHGQYTTVMHKPLLDLTRRLGDVLPSGLDSLFYANSGSEAVEAALRLARQATKRPNVIVFQGGFHGRTVAAATMTTSGTRFSAGISPLMAGVHVAPFPYAYRYGWDEETATKFALRELDYLFQTVSAPNETAAFFIEPVLGEGGYVPANTEFLAGLRERADRHGILLVLDEVQAGFGRTGKFWGHDHFGVHPDVVLIAKGLASGFPLSGIAASEELMAKALPGSQGGTYGGNAVSCAAAIATLDVIQDEGLVENAAERGRQLLDGARIIADKTPAIGDVRGLGLLVGTEFTTADGEPDTATAQAAQQAAARSGLLLLTCGAYSNVVRMVPPLVVNAEQVDDALRIWGEVVASVTGS, encoded by the coding sequence ATGGCCCAGCTGTCCCCGCTGCTCAAGCAGGCAACGCCTGTCGTCGTCGACCACGGTGAAGGGGTTTACCTCTACGACGTGGACGGGAAACGTCACCTGGATTTCACCGCCGGGATCGGGGTGACCAGCACCGGGCACTGCCACCCGCGCGTGGTCGAAGCCGCGCGCGAGCAGATCGGCAAGCTCGTACACGGCCAGTACACGACGGTCATGCACAAGCCGCTGCTCGACCTCACCCGGCGGCTCGGCGACGTGCTGCCGTCCGGGCTCGATTCGCTCTTCTACGCCAACTCCGGCAGCGAAGCGGTGGAGGCCGCGCTGCGGCTGGCCCGCCAGGCGACGAAGCGGCCGAACGTCATCGTGTTCCAAGGCGGGTTCCACGGCCGCACGGTCGCCGCCGCGACCATGACCACCTCCGGCACCCGGTTCAGCGCGGGCATCTCGCCGCTGATGGCCGGGGTGCACGTCGCCCCGTTCCCGTACGCCTACCGCTACGGCTGGGACGAGGAGACCGCGACGAAGTTCGCTCTGCGCGAGCTGGACTACCTCTTCCAAACCGTCTCCGCGCCGAACGAGACCGCCGCGTTCTTCATCGAGCCGGTGCTCGGCGAAGGCGGCTACGTGCCGGCCAACACCGAGTTCCTCGCCGGCCTGCGCGAGCGCGCCGACCGGCACGGCATCCTGCTCGTGCTCGACGAAGTGCAGGCAGGCTTCGGCCGCACCGGCAAGTTCTGGGGCCACGACCACTTCGGCGTTCACCCGGACGTCGTCCTGATCGCGAAGGGCCTCGCCAGCGGCTTCCCTCTCTCCGGCATCGCCGCTTCGGAAGAGCTGATGGCGAAGGCACTCCCTGGGTCGCAAGGCGGCACGTACGGCGGCAACGCGGTGTCGTGCGCCGCGGCGATCGCGACGCTGGACGTCATCCAGGACGAAGGCTTGGTGGAGAACGCCGCCGAGCGCGGGCGTCAGCTGCTGGACGGCGCGCGCATCATCGCGGACAAGACGCCCGCTATCGGCGACGTACGCGGCCTCGGCCTCCTCGTCGGCACCGAGTTCACGACAGCGGACGGCGAGCCCGACACGGCCACTGCGCAGGCCGCGCAGCAGGCAGCTGCCCGCAGCGGACTGCTGCTGCTCACCTGTGGCGCGTACTCGAACGTCGTGCGGATGGTGCCGCCCCTGGTCGTCAACGCGGAGCAGGTGGACGACGCGCTGCGCATCTGGGGCGAGGTCGTCGCTTCGGTCACGGGGAGCTGA
- a CDS encoding tartrate dehydrogenase: MTHRIASIPGDGIGVDVTIEARRVLDAAATKYGFSLEWTEFDWSCERYAKTGAMMPDDGVEQLSGFDAVLLGAVGFPGVADHVSLWGLLIPLRRAFQQYVNLRPVRLLPGTSSVLAGRKADELEMVIVRENSEGEYSEIGGRHNAGRPDEFVLQESVFTRVGVERIIRYAFDLARTRSRHVTSATKSNGLIHSMPFWDAIFAEVAAEYPEVRAEQCHVDALAARMVQAPDRLDVVVASNLFGDILSDLAAAITGGLGMAPSGNINPSGELPSMFEAVHGSAPDIAGQGIANPVAQILAGAMLLDHLGETVAAQAVRTAVDEVLAAGQTLTPDLGGTASTTRLGTAVAETLR, from the coding sequence GTGACACACCGGATCGCGAGCATCCCGGGCGACGGGATCGGGGTCGATGTCACGATCGAGGCGCGCCGGGTGCTCGACGCGGCCGCGACGAAGTACGGATTCTCCTTGGAGTGGACCGAATTCGACTGGAGCTGCGAGCGGTACGCGAAGACCGGCGCGATGATGCCGGACGACGGCGTCGAGCAGCTGTCCGGTTTCGACGCCGTCCTGCTCGGCGCGGTCGGCTTCCCCGGCGTGGCGGACCATGTTTCGCTGTGGGGCCTGCTGATTCCGCTGCGCCGAGCGTTCCAGCAGTACGTGAACCTGCGGCCGGTCCGGCTCCTGCCGGGGACTTCGTCGGTGCTCGCCGGACGGAAAGCCGACGAGCTGGAGATGGTGATCGTCCGGGAGAACTCCGAGGGCGAGTACTCGGAGATCGGCGGACGGCACAACGCCGGCCGCCCGGACGAGTTCGTGCTGCAGGAGTCGGTGTTCACCCGGGTCGGGGTGGAACGGATCATCCGGTACGCGTTCGACCTCGCGCGCACGCGTTCGCGGCACGTCACGTCGGCGACCAAGTCGAACGGCCTGATCCACTCGATGCCGTTCTGGGACGCGATCTTCGCCGAGGTCGCCGCGGAGTACCCCGAGGTGCGCGCGGAACAGTGCCATGTGGACGCGCTGGCGGCCCGGATGGTGCAGGCGCCGGACCGGCTCGACGTGGTCGTCGCGTCGAACCTGTTCGGCGACATTCTGAGCGACCTGGCCGCCGCGATCACCGGCGGACTGGGCATGGCACCGTCGGGAAATATCAACCCATCAGGTGAGCTTCCGTCGATGTTCGAGGCGGTCCACGGCAGTGCTCCAGACATCGCCGGACAGGGCATCGCGAACCCGGTGGCGCAGATCCTGGCCGGTGCGATGTTGCTCGACCACCTCGGTGAAACCGTTGCGGCGCAGGCGGTCCGGACAGCGGTCGACGAGGTGTTGGCAGCCGGTCAAACGCTGACGCCGGACCTCGGCGGAACCGCTAGCACAACTCGGCTCGGCACCGCGGTGGCGGAAACGCTTCGCTGA